GAGATAATTAAAATGTGTTAAAAGAAAAATCCTCTGGCTGTGAGTAAAGATAGATCTCACTAGGGTCTCCAGATGTGAGTTGAATTATATAGATGGAAAGAAAAAAACTAAAAGCTTACCTGCAAGGGGGTTATACGAGTATTAAAGAAATCTTGAGCCATGCGATATATCTGGTTCAACTCAGAACACATATCTGTTGAACTAAGGCAGCTTCTTATTCGATCCCACTTGTAAGAACTTTGAACCCTTCTTCGAAGCCATCCTGAAAAATCATCAAAGTGATATTCCAAGTAGGCTCTACTGGGTGCAGGGCGACCTGAGCCCCTGACGGTAACCATATAGATGAAAACCACTAAACAAGCAAGCAATATTATAAGGATGAGCATTGCAATTAGATAAAAGATGAGGAGCCATGGAATTCTCCAAAAAGCTCCAACAAACCCTGCCAAAGCAACTACCAAAATCAATATCCCCAAAATAATGACAGGCCATTGTAGAATCTTGACACAAGAGTTGTCTGGTTCCATCGCAAGCCATATCCCAGCTCCTATTATTGGAATGGAGAGAAGCATGGCAGCGAAGTTGATCGCACCGATAACATTGTTGCTTAGTGCCATTTTAGCGAGAGAATTGTTTTGGGTTTTGTTTGTTCTTGGAGTTCAAATAATGACCAGGAAAAGATAGATGTTGAAAAAATAGCTACATGATCTGATATGCTGCTTTATTCATATGAGTCCACTCCAACTTTTATTCCTTACCTTGGATCCATGACAACTCCTAAAGCAAGCTATAACTGTAACAATTTTTAAAGTTTATTTTCATCTTTAGGCCCATTCACTTGTTGAAAAGGAGTTCCTTCTATATGATAGAGAATATAAAGAAACAATTACTTGTATGCCAATATGCGCCATGGACATTGGACAAATTAAAAGATATAACTGACTATCCTACCATTTTGGTTGCTTGCATGCTTCTCCTTTCACATTTTGgaattagaaataaatcttgaatcCATGACAACTCCTAAAGCAAGCTATAACTGCAACAATTTTTAAAGTTTATTTTCATCTTTAGGCCCATTCACTTGTTGAAAAGGAGTTCCTTCCATATGATAGAGAATATAAAGAAACAATTACTTGTATGCCAATATGCGCCATGGACATTGGACAAATTAAAAGATATAACTGACTATCCTACCATTTTGGTTGCTTGCATGCTTCTCCTTTCACATTTTGgaattagaaataaatcttgacaAGTCATATGTCACGCAATAGAAGTAAATTAAATTTCCTAGTAACTTTACCTTTTCCCCTTAATACAAAGTATAGGCAACAATAATACCTTGCCTGTGAGAAAATGTTATTATTAGGCATATACGGTAGGAGGAGTATATTTTAGTTTAATGATAATGGCGTAAGCTTTCTTCAACTTTGTTTAGAAAGAAACAAGTCTCACCCACAATGCCTAGTGTTTAATGGAAaggaaagtaacaaaataacattCACCACCTCTAACCTACAAGGATATCTTAAACTTTGGACTCTCTAATGCCTTCCACACAGTTCAAGCTCGAAATATCAAACAACTCTATAAACCTTTGATCTGATACTCTAGCTTTTGCTGCAGCGAACCTCTGGTACTCATCAAATATTGAAGACAGGCACCTTCTTTGCAATTTTTTCAAGCACCCCACAAGGTTACTGGCCCGGAGTTGGAAATGGCATAAATACGAAAAAGGATCAATAGTAAGTGCTCCAACTACTTTGTAGTATGATACTATCCTAGGCACATCCTACCATATTTTGGTATTATATCAGGAAAACTTCAATAATGGCAATACCTTAGTTCTTCCtatcaataaattttcatttctgagAGCAAACAAATGTATATGCTCCATTGAAAGTTAATAATTTTCTAGGACTAGTTCCAGAATTTTGACCCAAATGCAGTCCTGTAAAAAACCTCACAACATATGGAAATAGATCTCAAGGGAAAGAACACATGACTGTAATGAAAACTAGCAAGTATTTGAGTGCAAAATTTCAGAGCTCCATCTGAGGATTATAAAAACGAGTCTAAATCATTTGCCATTCATATTCTTGAAGGATTTTCTCTAGCAAACAAAACAAGTCACAGAAACCTATTGATCACAATCACATAATGATATTGAATATAGGCAATCAACTCTAGAGTCAAGACTGAAACCAACGGATGCTTATTGCAATATTGTTGAACTTGGTCGACAGAAGGCTAGCAAGCAATTGAAGGGGACACATGCCTTGTGTTCCAAGGTAGTTTAGTTTCAAGGCAAGTTCAGAGGAATGCAAATTCAAACTAGTTACAGATGTTTTTAGTACTCAACATGTGCAATTCTATCCATTGCATCATTATTAACTTCTATGTTCTTCCACTTGCTTCCTAGGTGTTCCAGTATAGGGCAAAACAGAGGTGGAAGTAACTCAGAAAGACAATTAATCTAGATGCTAAAACATTTGAAATCGCATGATGAATAACTATAGTTTAAAATACTGATCATTTGTTTCGTCTGGTACAATATTTACTTACATGATAGAACAGAGACCAAGGGATTGCAAGAAGCTGAAGTTGGCAGAATCCGGAAAACCAGACCTGAAGATGCCAATATCGACCATGGTGCAGTTCAGAGGTGGCACAAACAGGTCCTCTATGTCTCAGTCATTCTCAGCATCTGCTACAATGGCAGGATAGTTGGCCAGAGGCGGATTATCTCGCAGCAAGGGTTCAATGAACGTGAAAATCTCGCCATCAAAAAGATCGAGTTTCATTGCTGTTGGCCCCCAAAAGTTTGAAAAGCGGGAAAGAGCAATTGATGGAGGAGAGGATATTGGGGCGGATTCTGGAGGGAAACTTGGGCTCTTGGTTAGCATCCGTTATTGTTATGCTGAACTTCATTTAGAATAACATCCTTATGTTACATTGACATGGACAGATTTTGTACCACAAAATACAAACTTCGACATGACAAGAATTTATTGAAGCCTTGAATAAAAGGATAATATATAGGAAATAGGATCCATTCTGTTTATTAGTATTAATGAACTCAGATAAGTTATTTGTTTTTCCCTCCAATGTCTTGTTTTGATGGAGGAGATGTTAGAGATTTCTTTATACAATCAACAATCCCTTCACAATCTGCTTGAGGAAGGACACAATCTGACACATCCTCCAAAGCATCTTCAACATATGAATGAGGGGAGCGCAGGTTTCCATGAATCTGACAAGCCTTCATGGTCTTACAGTGTTCAGCTTCATCATCTCTGATGTTCAAAAACACATCATACAAATTATCTGAAACACACAcacaccccaaaaaaaaaaaaaaagagacaaaacaaaACGTTGAAGAGAAACATAGCATCTGTAAGCATGTCTTAAAAAAGGAAAGCTCTTCAAATCAAAAGCATATCAATATAATAAGGGTTTCGTTCGTTACTTATTTCTGGCCTTCGAGATTGGGGTGCTCTGGAAGTTTGAAATTCATCTGATAAGAAATGGGAGAAAGTATCAGGTTTAGGTTGTACTCAGAAGACAGCCATTCGCAGTCCAAAGATAAACTTACCAAACAAGTATAGGTCACCCCCAGTGTAGTATTTTACAGCAACTTCAGGAGCAGGCAATTTTTTCAACTCCTCTAAAAAGAAAGATAAACAATCAGCTTATGTCAGAATCACTGCAGTTGCATTTGAAGGAAACATAATCTATAATGTTGAACAAATGGCGAAGGTCATTTATCAAATGTTCATAGATTTCAACCTAACAACCTCTATACACTTGCATACAAAAGATAATGTAACATCATCAATCTCTCACACTTAGAGGCTGTGTAGGTATCCTCGTAGTCAGAAGTTTGGAACTAAAGCCAAATTTTATCATGATAAGCATGAGAAGTACTACTAAGGCTTAGTTAAACAATATATTATTaacctaattaaaaaaaaaaaaggcaaagtaACTATAATCACTGGTACATCTCAATTTTATGCTAAAAGATGGTACAGGTTTAAATAAAACAAACCTAGGATTGCCAACCAACATTTGAAACTCTTACGAtctaagaagaagaaggaaaagaatcTCTTAAATATACCTCCTTGTGCTTTGATAAATTTGTCATAGGTCTCGTATGCATGGCTTTCTACACATTCAGAAAAGTGATCTGCAATAGTAATAAAATTGCACAAATCAATATAGCCATTTTCAGATGAATGACCGTAGATTTATTCTGCAGTCACCTTTTCCATAACACCACTTTTGGGGCTTTTTGTgattttaaaacaaaataaattttaaaagaaaaatgaaagtagcTATGTCCGACTAAAATTAACTCCAAAAAAAAGAAACCAACAAAATTGAGACTTTATGAGCTCTAACAGGTCCAAGTGTACCATAGGGTTTGTTTTGCTAATATAAAGAAGTTCAAATAGCAGAATAAGTTTGCTTCATTTTATGGTTCCACATAGGATCCCACTCAATGAAAGTTCATATGACCATTTAAAGGACAGAATGAACATGATGTCAGGAAGCAATCAGATTTTATGCTGAGGAATTAACATACAGTAATATGTAGGTCTACTTACAAGCCATTCTTGGACTTAATGTATACATAAAGACTGTCATAATATAATAGATGATCGCTATATGTTGAGCAAGAAACCGATCAAACCACCAATCATTACCCCCCAATTCCTGCAACCAAATCACTATGCTATCAGAATCAAGTAAACTATGCAAGATTA
The sequence above is a segment of the Hevea brasiliensis isolate MT/VB/25A 57/8 chromosome 11, ASM3005281v1, whole genome shotgun sequence genome. Coding sequences within it:
- the LOC110654494 gene encoding protein TORNADO 2, translating into MALSNNVIGAINFAAMLLSIPIIGAGIWLAMEPDNSCVKILQWPVIILGILILVVALAGFVGAFWRIPWLLIFYLIAMLILIILLACLVVFIYMVTVRGSGRPAPSRAYLEYHFDDFSGWLRRRVQSSYKWDRIRSCLSSTDMCSELNQIYRMAQDFFNTRITPLQSGCCKPPTGCGYTFVNPTYWISPINNAADMDCLKWNNDQNQLCYNCDSCKAGLLANLKKEWRRADIILLITLIALICVYLIGCCAFRNAKTEDLFRRYKLGYT
- the LOC110654493 gene encoding ubiquinol oxidase 4, chloroplastic/chromoplastic isoform X1, with the protein product MAASLSPTLYAISVSSTNCKTPTSFGFQNICRYNPHSSHRLKATGKLFRVQATVLRENEEKVVVEETFQPKTITDEKKGGGGGKPPDDSSSNALERWVIKLEQSVNVFLTDSVIKILDALYRDRDYARFFVLETIARVPYFAFISVLHMYESFGWWRRADYLKVHFAESWNEMHHLLIMEELGGNDWWFDRFLAQHIAIIYYIMTVFMYTLSPRMAYHFSECVESHAYETYDKFIKAQGEELKKLPAPEVAVKYYTGGDLYLFDEFQTSRAPQSRRPEINNLYDVFLNIRDDEAEHCKTMKACQIHGNLRSPHSYVEDALEDVSDCVLPQADCEGIVDCIKKSLTSPPSKQDIGGKNK